In Formosa haliotis, the sequence AGGATATAACTTTAATTGTAGAAAAGTGAAATATGAATGCGATTGTCCAGCAGTCAATTAAAATCCGTTTAGTGACAACTAATTGTTAGCCTTATTTTGAGGTCTAAATAGCTTTAATGACTAACTTTGTAATTAAAACTTAGATTATGATTATAAAAGCTGTAAACGGAAAATCTCCTCAAATTCCAGACGATTGTTTTATAGCCGAAAATGCTACCATTTTAGGTGAAGTGAGCATGGGCGAAAATTGCAGTATATGGTATAATGCCGTTATTCGTGGAGATGTTCATTTTATAAAAATGGGAAATAAAGTGAATGTTCAAGATGGAGCGGTTATACATGCTACGTACCAAAAATCTCCAACTACTATTGGAAATAATGTATCTATAGGACATAATGCTTTGGTTCATGGTTGTACGATTCACGATAATGTTTTAATAGGTATGGGAAGCATTGTTATGGACGATTGTATTATTGAAAGTAATTCTATTATCGCGGCAGGAGCCGTGGTTACTAAAAATACTCATGTAAAATCTGGAAGTATTTACGCAGGAGTTCCGGCTAAAAAAGTAAAAGATATTAGTGAGGAATTAATCTCTGGAGAAATCAATAGAATAGCAGATAATTATGTGAAGTATTCGAGTTGGTTTAAAGAGGATTAGAAATTCAAGAACTTAACAGTATGCTTCTCGTTTAAAAGTGCCTGCATCACCTTAGTAGATCCGTTTGTAAAAAACTCGTGATGTCCTAATTTGGTGCTTGTGTTTAGTAAGTTTTGTTGCTCAAGTATCGCTTTTGTTTGTCTGGCAACCGCTTCACCTGAATCAATTATTTTCACATGTTTTGGTAATAATTCTAAAAGCAGAGGTAGTAGGTAAGGGTAGTGCGTGCAACCCAAAACGAGATAGTCTATATTAGCATCTAGCATTGGTTTTAAGTACGGTTTTAATAAGGTACGCATGGTGTCACTTAAAGTCTCTCCTGCTTCTATAAGCTGTACTATACCTTCCCCGACCTGTTCTATAACTTCTACGTCGTTTCTG encodes:
- a CDS encoding gamma carbonic anhydrase family protein; the protein is MMIIKAVNGKSPQIPDDCFIAENATILGEVSMGENCSIWYNAVIRGDVHFIKMGNKVNVQDGAVIHATYQKSPTTIGNNVSIGHNALVHGCTIHDNVLIGMGSIVMDDCIIESNSIIAAGAVVTKNTHVKSGSIYAGVPAKKVKDISEELISGEINRIADNYVKYSSWFKED